TTGTGGTCAAGGGCCGGCTCCAGCGCCGCGATGACGGAGCGGTCACGTTGAACTGCATGGAGCTTTCCGTCCCGGACCTCAGTGAAAGCGTGAACGGTCCCGTGGTCATCACCATTCCTACGTTCAAGGCTACCGAGGCAGTAGTGACGGACCTGCGTGATGTGCTGCGCACCCACCGCGGAAACTCAGAGGTCCGGCTCAAATTGATGGGTGATACGAAGGTGGAAGTCATGGGCTTGCCGGTTCACATGCGAGTGAATCCCAGTCCATCACTCTTTGGCGACTTGAAGGTCCTGCTGGGACCTGCCTGCCTGGATAACTAAATCTCGCTGCTTCGACTAGATTTCATAGTCGATCGGCGTGGGTTTGCTATAGCTGCCGCTGTGGTAAAGCAGGGGAGTACCGTTATCGCCAACTTGCCCGTCGACAACTTCGACCACCACAACGGCGTTGTTCTCGAAGGACAGACGCATTTGAATCCTGCCCACGAGCCAGCCGCTGACGTCCTTGAGAATGGGCACGTCGTGGGGACCTGGTTCCCAGTGGTCGCCGTCGAAGCGGTCGCGGGTCCGTGCGAAGCGATTGGCGAGGGCTTGGTTTTCCAGCCCCAGCATGTGGACTCCTATGTACTCCGCATTGGCCACAGCCGGCCAGGAACTGGAGCTCCTGGCCATGTTGAACGTGAAGCGGGGAGGCTCGGCGGACAGGGAAGCCACGGAGGTGGCGGTGAAACCAAAGGGGCTTCCGTTGAGGTTGGCCGTGATGATGGCTACTCCTGCGGCATGCCGACGGAACATCTCCCTGAACGTCTGCTCGAAGCCGGATGGTTCGCTTGGCACGTCGGTTTTTCTCCTGAATCGGGGCTGCACTTCTCTCCTTCAGAGTATTCCTCCCGAACTGCGAGCCCCACATT
This genomic interval from Paenarthrobacter aurescens TC1 contains the following:
- a CDS encoding flavin reductase-like domain protein (identified by match to protein family HMM PF01613), encoding MPSEPSGFEQTFREMFRRHAAGVAIITANLNGSPFGFTATSVASLSAEPPRFTFNMARSSSSWPAVANAEYIGVHMLGLENQALANRFARTRDRFDGDHWEPGPHDVPILKDVSGWLVGRIQMRLSFENNAVVVVEVVDGQVGDNGTPLLYHSGSYSKPTPIDYEI